The proteins below are encoded in one region of Paenarthrobacter ilicis:
- a CDS encoding ABC transporter ATP-binding protein: MGTVLDIAGLSVGYAGAPVCGDVSAVVNAGEVLGIVGVNGAGKSTVARTIAGRQSPLAGEVKVHGLLIDPDAIGFRREVSAVFDEDLFFPSLTAREHLLLIARGHSLDQPEERVERELEFFGLLGRAHAIPDALSSGQRRRLLLAAGLIRPSSLLILDEPEQRLDPQMRSAVGERITEHAGKGGAVVLVTHDPQLLLATASTCLVIDEEVAAFTPQQGASIIAGA, translated from the coding sequence ATGGGGACAGTTCTTGACATTGCTGGTCTGAGCGTTGGATACGCCGGCGCGCCGGTCTGCGGCGACGTCAGCGCAGTGGTGAATGCCGGAGAAGTCCTGGGGATCGTTGGAGTCAACGGAGCCGGCAAATCCACTGTGGCCCGGACCATCGCCGGGCGGCAATCCCCCTTGGCCGGCGAGGTAAAAGTTCACGGACTATTAATCGACCCCGACGCCATCGGCTTCCGCCGGGAAGTCTCCGCCGTCTTTGACGAAGACCTCTTTTTCCCGTCCCTGACAGCCCGGGAGCACCTGCTCCTGATCGCCCGCGGCCATTCCTTGGATCAACCCGAAGAACGGGTGGAACGGGAGCTGGAATTCTTTGGCCTGCTGGGCAGGGCCCATGCGATTCCAGATGCCCTCTCTTCAGGCCAGAGGCGAAGGCTTCTCCTGGCAGCGGGACTCATCCGCCCGTCGTCGTTGTTGATCCTGGACGAACCGGAGCAGCGGCTGGACCCGCAAATGCGCAGTGCCGTAGGTGAACGCATCACCGAACACGCCGGAAAGGGTGGGGCGGTGGTTCTGGTGACCCATGATCCGCAGTTGCTGCTGGCCACCGCGTCCACGTGCCTGGTGATCGATGAGGAAGTGGCCGCATTCACTCCCCAGCAAGGGGCATCGATCATTGCAGGGGCCTGA
- a CDS encoding DUF6297 family protein, whose translation MVISDQAPGSRTLATDIVRFTRRSARQYRRSRISLADRFIDLYSWGLGLGVSLTIAAAFVLALRNEIAARQDQADSIIRSAWFHLPEPFLWTSVTFVVLLAVSNLARKLGPLMVNGPEGAWWLPLPVDRGPMVLPPFLRHLALTAAAAIIGYFPFSLVTSVDRSIAEHALATLTFGASAMIAVLLAAAQQLGILPARSGRAITVLILAGLSVLPLASASGWPAAAGGMAAVVLLALVARRAGEVGGLELMRGGAVAGHAGASLFLMDSNEVLRALNAGRKRPDGGRAAAFFARPTRTPFRALVRADIVAFLRLSPPLLPPVLWLVGVLAVLLVNGGLPVFVQLAVIVIAGCATASGMGTVARKTAMIPEVDALLPLHPALVRVSRLVMPCMVMALWTAVLATFLVILGAADAGLVLVGALAGAAMGAGSLRAATRTQPDWTAPPVETPFGPVPRAQLGSLVRGLDVTILAMIPLLLALYLGAVPVTVMLVQAVFSAGIIATVALSRPKQA comes from the coding sequence ATGGTTATCAGCGACCAGGCCCCCGGCAGCCGCACCCTTGCCACGGACATAGTGCGCTTCACGCGCCGATCCGCCCGGCAGTACCGGCGTTCCAGAATTTCCTTGGCCGATCGCTTCATTGACCTGTACAGCTGGGGGCTCGGCCTGGGAGTCTCGCTGACCATTGCCGCCGCCTTCGTGTTGGCCCTGCGCAATGAGATCGCCGCGCGCCAGGATCAGGCCGATTCCATCATCAGGAGCGCCTGGTTCCACTTGCCGGAGCCGTTCCTCTGGACATCCGTGACGTTCGTTGTCCTACTGGCCGTGTCCAACCTCGCCCGGAAACTCGGGCCACTTATGGTCAATGGTCCGGAGGGCGCGTGGTGGCTTCCGCTTCCCGTGGACAGGGGGCCGATGGTCCTGCCGCCCTTCCTGCGCCATCTTGCGCTGACCGCGGCCGCCGCGATCATTGGGTACTTCCCCTTCAGCCTGGTCACCTCGGTGGATCGCAGCATTGCCGAGCACGCCCTGGCAACGCTCACTTTCGGCGCTTCTGCCATGATCGCGGTGCTGTTGGCGGCCGCCCAACAGCTCGGTATTTTGCCTGCTCGGTCCGGGAGGGCGATCACAGTGTTGATCCTTGCGGGGCTGTCCGTTCTTCCCCTGGCATCGGCTTCCGGCTGGCCGGCAGCCGCGGGCGGTATGGCCGCCGTCGTGCTCCTGGCGTTGGTGGCCCGGCGCGCGGGCGAGGTGGGCGGGCTGGAGCTGATGCGCGGCGGAGCCGTGGCGGGACATGCAGGCGCGTCACTGTTTCTGATGGATTCGAATGAGGTACTGCGTGCGCTGAACGCCGGCAGGAAGAGGCCCGACGGCGGCAGGGCGGCGGCATTCTTCGCGCGGCCCACCCGTACGCCGTTCCGCGCCCTTGTCCGGGCTGACATTGTGGCTTTCCTCAGGCTCAGCCCTCCCCTGCTTCCACCCGTCCTGTGGCTGGTCGGAGTGCTGGCCGTTTTGTTGGTGAACGGCGGACTTCCGGTGTTCGTCCAGTTGGCCGTCATTGTCATCGCGGGCTGCGCGACTGCGTCCGGCATGGGCACGGTGGCCCGCAAGACGGCCATGATCCCGGAAGTCGATGCTTTGCTGCCCCTGCACCCGGCCTTGGTCAGGGTGAGCCGCCTGGTGATGCCCTGCATGGTCATGGCCCTCTGGACGGCCGTCCTGGCTACGTTCCTGGTGATCCTCGGCGCTGCGGACGCGGGGTTGGTCCTGGTGGGCGCCTTGGCCGGAGCGGCAATGGGTGCGGGGTCTTTGCGTGCAGCCACCAGGACCCAACCCGATTGGACGGCTCCCCCGGTGGAAACTCCCTTCGGGCCGGTTCCCCGCGCTCAATTGGGGTCCCTGGTGCGCGGGCTGGACGTCACCATCCTGGCGATGATTCCGTTGCTGCTTGCCCTCTATCTGGGTGCTGTTCCCGTGACCGTCATGCTGGTCCAAGCTGTCTTCAGTGCCGGGATCATCGCCACCGTTGCCTTGTCCCGGCCCAAGCAGGCTTGA
- a CDS encoding PhzF family phenazine biosynthesis isomerase, which yields MIPEAPRSRPFSQVDVFADHPYYGNPLAVVVDAEGLSSGTMQHFANWTNLSETTFLLPPTDPAADYKVRIFTGSEEFPFAGHPTLGSAHAWLEAGGVPKNSGVVVQECGAGLVRIRHDGGRLAFAAPPLTRFEPVDAGVLAQLAAGLRRSEDSLVDASWLVNGPEWIGVLLESAEVVLALEPDLAALGDLKVGVIGPHSEGSGVDFEVRTFIPGDAMVEDPVTGSFNAGAAQWLIGSGRAPEEYMAAQGTVLGRAGRIHVSSRDGVIWVGGASATCIQGTVVL from the coding sequence GTGATTCCAGAAGCTCCCCGCAGCCGCCCTTTCAGCCAAGTAGACGTCTTCGCGGACCATCCGTACTACGGGAACCCGCTGGCCGTGGTGGTGGATGCGGAGGGCCTCAGCAGTGGGACCATGCAGCACTTCGCCAACTGGACCAACCTGTCCGAAACAACGTTCCTCCTTCCACCCACAGACCCCGCAGCGGATTATAAAGTCCGTATCTTCACGGGGAGCGAGGAATTTCCGTTTGCCGGCCACCCCACCCTGGGCTCCGCGCACGCGTGGCTGGAGGCTGGGGGAGTACCAAAGAACAGCGGCGTGGTGGTCCAGGAGTGCGGCGCCGGCTTGGTCCGGATCAGGCACGACGGCGGCAGGCTGGCTTTCGCTGCGCCGCCCCTGACGCGGTTCGAACCAGTTGATGCCGGGGTCCTCGCCCAACTGGCGGCAGGGCTACGGCGCTCCGAGGACTCCTTGGTGGACGCATCATGGCTGGTCAACGGCCCTGAATGGATTGGCGTGCTGCTGGAATCGGCAGAGGTGGTGCTGGCCCTGGAACCGGATCTGGCTGCGCTGGGGGATCTCAAGGTGGGTGTGATCGGCCCGCACAGTGAGGGATCCGGCGTCGACTTTGAAGTACGCACCTTTATCCCCGGGGACGCGATGGTGGAGGATCCCGTCACGGGCAGCTTCAACGCCGGGGCGGCCCAATGGTTGATCGGCAGTGGCCGGGCGCCGGAGGAGTACATGGCGGCACAAGGAACGGTGCTGGGGCGGGCCGGCCGCATCCACGTGAGCTCCCGGGATGGGGTGATCTGGGTGGGCGGAGCGTCGGCAACGTGCATCCAGGGCACCGTGGTTCTTTAG
- a CDS encoding DUF1801 domain-containing protein yields MAENKTQPTSVSAEDFLGAVEDPQRRADGFELLEIMRNATGQEAVMWGPTIVGFGSYHYAYASGREGDAAAVGFSPRKANLVLYGITGNPEAETLLPQLGRHKTSTACVYINKLDDVDRDVLEALVRAGYQYVMAELHTP; encoded by the coding sequence ATGGCAGAGAACAAAACCCAGCCCACCTCCGTTTCCGCGGAGGACTTCCTAGGCGCGGTGGAGGATCCGCAACGGCGGGCTGACGGCTTTGAGTTGCTGGAGATAATGCGGAACGCCACAGGCCAGGAAGCCGTCATGTGGGGGCCAACCATTGTTGGCTTCGGGAGCTATCACTACGCTTACGCCAGTGGCCGGGAGGGTGATGCGGCCGCTGTGGGCTTTTCACCCCGCAAGGCCAACCTGGTGCTCTACGGCATCACCGGCAACCCCGAGGCAGAGACGTTGTTGCCGCAGCTGGGGAGGCACAAGACAAGCACGGCCTGCGTGTACATCAACAAGCTGGACGACGTGGACCGGGACGTGCTGGAAGCACTGGTCCGTGCCGGCTACCAGTACGTCATGGCCGAACTGCACACCCCCTGA
- the rplI gene encoding 50S ribosomal protein L9, whose protein sequence is MAKLILTHEVTGLGAAGDVVEVKDGYARNFLLPRGFALTWTKGGEKQVETIKAARAARAHASVEAAQAQAQALSSKKVKLEVKAGESGRLFGTVKPADVAAAVEAAGLGAIDKRNVELPNHIKSVGSYTANVRLHEDVSAVIDLEVVASK, encoded by the coding sequence ATGGCAAAGCTCATTCTGACCCACGAAGTAACCGGTCTCGGTGCTGCTGGCGACGTTGTGGAGGTCAAGGACGGTTACGCACGTAACTTCCTGCTCCCCCGCGGCTTCGCTCTGACCTGGACCAAGGGTGGCGAGAAGCAGGTTGAGACCATCAAGGCTGCCCGCGCCGCTCGTGCGCACGCTTCTGTTGAAGCTGCACAGGCACAGGCTCAGGCTCTGTCCTCCAAGAAGGTCAAGCTCGAGGTGAAGGCCGGCGAGTCCGGTCGTCTCTTCGGCACCGTCAAGCCTGCTGATGTCGCTGCTGCTGTTGAGGCCGCTGGCCTCGGCGCCATCGACAAGCGCAACGTTGAACTGCCGAACCACATCAAGTCTGTCGGTTCGTACACGGCCAACGTTCGCCTGCACGAGGATGTTTCCGCTGTTATCGACCTCGAGGTCGTTGCCAGCAAGTAG
- the rpsR gene encoding 30S ribosomal protein S18 gives MAKAELRKPKPKSNPLKAADITVIDYKDVALLRKFISDRGKIRARRVTGVTVQEQRKIAQAIKNAREVALLPYSGAGRG, from the coding sequence ATGGCTAAGGCTGAACTCCGTAAGCCCAAACCAAAGTCCAACCCCTTGAAGGCCGCTGACATCACCGTCATCGACTACAAGGACGTAGCATTGCTGCGCAAGTTCATCTCCGATCGCGGAAAGATCCGCGCTCGTCGCGTCACTGGCGTTACCGTTCAGGAACAGCGCAAGATCGCCCAGGCAATCAAGAACGCCCGCGAAGTTGCTCTGCTGCCTTACTCCGGCGCTGGCCGCGGCTAA
- a CDS encoding single-stranded DNA-binding protein — MAGETTITVIGNLTNDPELRFTPSGSAVANFTIASTPRTFDRQSNEWKDGETLFLRASVWREAAENVAESLTKGMRVIVSGRLKSRSYETKEGEKRTVIELEVDEIGPSLRYANAKVNRTQRSGGGQGGFGGGNAGNAGGGFGGGAPGGNQGGGNSGGNWGGNNQPAQQDDPWATPGVSNAGGGWGNGPDSEPPF; from the coding sequence ATGGCAGGCGAAACCACTATTACGGTCATTGGTAATCTCACCAATGACCCGGAGCTGCGGTTCACCCCGTCTGGCTCAGCAGTAGCGAACTTCACCATCGCTTCTACTCCCCGGACCTTTGACCGCCAGTCCAATGAATGGAAGGACGGGGAAACCCTGTTCCTTCGCGCATCGGTTTGGCGTGAAGCAGCTGAGAACGTGGCCGAATCCCTCACAAAGGGTATGCGGGTCATCGTTTCCGGCCGGTTGAAGAGCCGTTCCTACGAAACAAAAGAAGGCGAAAAGCGCACCGTAATCGAGCTTGAGGTCGACGAAATCGGCCCCAGCCTCCGTTACGCCAACGCCAAGGTCAACCGTACCCAGCGCTCCGGCGGTGGCCAGGGTGGCTTTGGTGGAGGAAACGCCGGTAACGCCGGCGGCGGCTTTGGAGGCGGCGCTCCTGGTGGAAACCAGGGTGGCGGCAACTCCGGCGGAAACTGGGGCGGCAACAACCAGCCCGCGCAGCAGGATGACCCCTGGGCTACGCCCGGTGTCAGCAATGCAGGCGGCGGTTGGGGCAACGGCCCGGATTCCGAACCTCCCTTCTAA
- the rpsF gene encoding 30S ribosomal protein S6 has protein sequence MRPYELMVIIDPEVEERTVEQSLQKFLNVITTDGGTIEKVDIWGRRRLAYDIKKKSEGIYAVVNFTAEPATAKELDRQLSLNETIMRTKIIRPEDQKVVAE, from the coding sequence ATGCGTCCTTACGAATTGATGGTAATCATCGACCCCGAGGTCGAAGAGCGTACCGTAGAGCAGTCGCTTCAGAAGTTCCTCAATGTCATCACCACCGATGGTGGAACCATCGAAAAGGTAGACATCTGGGGCCGTCGCCGTCTGGCATACGACATCAAGAAGAAGTCCGAAGGTATCTACGCAGTGGTGAACTTCACCGCTGAGCCGGCTACCGCCAAGGAACTTGATCGCCAGCTGTCTCTTAACGAGACGATCATGCGCACCAAGATCATCCGCCCTGAAGACCAGAAGGTTGTTGCTGAGTAA
- a CDS encoding YnfA family protein, with product MTVLKSIVLFALAAVAEIGGAWLIWQAVREGKAWWWAGLGVVALGIYGFFAAFQPDANFGRVLAAYGGVFIAGSLAWGMLLDGFRPDRWDVIGAAICIIGVGVIMFAPRSGA from the coding sequence ATGACAGTCCTGAAATCCATCGTCCTCTTTGCCCTCGCCGCCGTTGCGGAGATCGGCGGAGCCTGGCTGATCTGGCAGGCCGTCCGCGAAGGCAAGGCCTGGTGGTGGGCCGGGCTGGGGGTTGTTGCGCTGGGAATCTACGGCTTCTTCGCCGCATTCCAGCCCGATGCGAACTTTGGCCGCGTCCTGGCTGCGTACGGCGGCGTCTTCATTGCCGGATCATTGGCCTGGGGCATGCTGCTGGACGGATTCCGGCCGGATCGCTGGGATGTGATCGGCGCTGCCATCTGCATCATCGGTGTGGGTGTGATCATGTTCGCGCCACGATCCGGCGCGTAA
- a CDS encoding DUF1345 domain-containing protein, translated as MSTLRARRSRLRFVVMLAAGAAAFVLSGVLGNWVGAPAIAWATAALVYVVWVWMVIGRLDPQGTELHATSEDPSRGVTDLLILVANLASIAAAAAVIVDSHTQGGGNKLGSGALALACVALSWMLVQTLFTLRYAELYYSPGEDAGGEVGGISFNQDRPPQYTDFAYLATSLGMTYQVSDTNLGNHRIRVEALKHSLLSYLFGTVILAVTINLVIGLAQ; from the coding sequence ATGAGCACCCTCAGGGCCCGTCGGAGCAGGCTTCGCTTTGTGGTGATGCTGGCCGCCGGGGCAGCGGCGTTCGTTCTTTCCGGTGTACTGGGCAACTGGGTGGGCGCTCCAGCCATCGCGTGGGCAACAGCTGCCTTGGTCTATGTGGTGTGGGTGTGGATGGTGATCGGAAGGCTTGATCCCCAAGGAACAGAACTGCACGCGACCTCGGAGGACCCTTCCAGGGGCGTCACCGACCTACTGATCCTGGTGGCCAATCTGGCGAGCATCGCCGCTGCAGCCGCCGTCATCGTTGACTCCCACACCCAGGGCGGCGGCAACAAACTGGGCTCCGGGGCGCTTGCATTGGCCTGTGTGGCGCTCTCCTGGATGCTGGTCCAAACGCTGTTCACGCTCCGGTACGCAGAGCTGTACTACAGCCCCGGCGAGGACGCGGGTGGAGAAGTGGGCGGGATCAGCTTCAACCAGGACCGCCCACCCCAGTACACGGATTTTGCCTACCTTGCCACCAGCCTGGGAATGACGTACCAAGTGTCCGATACCAACCTTGGCAACCACCGCATCCGCGTGGAGGCCCTGAAGCACAGCCTGCTGTCCTACCTGTTCGGCACCGTGATTCTGGCAGTCACCATCAACCTGGTTATCGGGCTGGCGCAATAG
- a CDS encoding amino acid permease → MHADQQLSKSLKPRHLSMIAIAGVIGAGLFVGSGAAIQQAGPGILVAYLAAGLVVILVMRMLGEMAAANPETGSFSTYADKALGRWAGFSIGWLYAWFWIIVLGIEATAGAAIMHRWVPGVDQWVWALILMVLLTLTNLGSVKSYGEFEFWFASIKVAAIVIFLLAGIAAILGLMPGVSAPGVANLLDQGGFMPNGPGAVLAGILVVVFSFFGAEIATIAAGESENPVDAVKKAVKSTVWRILIFYIGSIAIVVTLLPWNDASVAKSPYVAVIELYGIPGAGTIMDIVVLTSVLSCLNSGLYTASRMLFSLSQRGDAPRAWMKISKRGVPAAAVLASTVVGFITVGLNYIAPDTVFLFLVNTSGAIALFVWLVISASQLILRRRMGAAAKDLELKMWFFPYLTWIAIASIVALIIGMVIIESTRESLFLSLGLAAVVVGIGVWRYRSKGASPSAPVRGGEAEHTNVGS, encoded by the coding sequence ATGCACGCTGACCAACAACTTTCAAAGTCCCTGAAGCCCCGCCACCTCTCCATGATCGCTATTGCCGGCGTGATTGGTGCGGGGTTGTTTGTGGGCTCCGGAGCTGCCATCCAGCAGGCAGGTCCCGGCATCCTTGTGGCCTACCTTGCCGCAGGGCTCGTGGTCATCCTGGTCATGCGCATGCTGGGCGAAATGGCCGCGGCCAACCCGGAAACCGGTTCTTTTTCCACATACGCCGATAAGGCACTGGGCCGATGGGCAGGCTTCAGTATTGGCTGGTTGTATGCCTGGTTCTGGATCATTGTCCTCGGAATTGAAGCGACGGCGGGAGCCGCCATCATGCACCGCTGGGTGCCCGGCGTTGACCAATGGGTCTGGGCGCTGATCCTCATGGTGCTCCTGACGCTGACCAACCTTGGCTCCGTGAAGTCCTACGGTGAGTTCGAATTCTGGTTCGCCTCCATCAAGGTCGCTGCCATCGTCATCTTCCTCCTGGCCGGCATTGCCGCCATCCTGGGCCTGATGCCCGGTGTCTCCGCCCCGGGTGTGGCGAACCTCCTGGACCAGGGCGGCTTCATGCCCAATGGCCCCGGTGCTGTCCTGGCCGGCATCCTCGTGGTGGTCTTCTCCTTCTTCGGAGCCGAAATCGCCACCATCGCTGCTGGCGAATCCGAGAACCCCGTGGACGCCGTCAAGAAGGCCGTGAAGTCCACCGTGTGGCGCATCCTGATCTTCTACATCGGCTCCATCGCCATTGTGGTCACCCTTCTGCCGTGGAACGACGCTTCCGTGGCAAAGAGCCCCTACGTTGCCGTGATTGAGCTTTACGGCATCCCGGGAGCCGGCACCATCATGGACATCGTGGTCCTCACCTCGGTGCTGTCCTGCTTGAACTCCGGCCTCTACACCGCAAGCCGCATGCTGTTCTCGCTGTCACAGCGCGGCGATGCACCCCGGGCCTGGATGAAGATTTCCAAGCGCGGCGTTCCCGCGGCCGCTGTGCTGGCATCCACCGTGGTTGGCTTTATCACCGTGGGCCTGAACTACATTGCCCCGGATACGGTCTTCCTGTTCCTGGTCAACACTTCCGGCGCCATCGCGCTCTTCGTCTGGCTGGTGATCTCTGCGTCACAGCTGATTCTGCGCCGCCGCATGGGTGCTGCAGCCAAGGACCTGGAGCTTAAGATGTGGTTCTTCCCGTATCTGACCTGGATTGCGATCGCCAGCATCGTGGCGCTCATTATCGGCATGGTCATCATCGAATCCACCCGTGAGTCGCTGTTCCTGTCACTGGGCCTGGCCGCAGTCGTGGTCGGTATCGGTGTATGGCGCTACCGGTCCAAGGGTGCATCGCCCTCGGCTCCGGTGCGTGGAGGAGAAGCCGAGCACACCAACGTGGGTTCCTGA
- a CDS encoding M18 family aminopeptidase, with protein MPSNAPSAVAHIQDLGAYVSASPSSFHAVHEAARRLDAAGFTALDELQAWEAGAGRFYIIRDGALIAWVTPDNAGPTTGFNILGAHTDSPSFKLKPKPTTGKFGWLQAGVEVYGGPLLNSWLDRELQLAGRLVMHDGTQHLTATGPLLRFPQLAIHLDRAVNDNGVQLSKQQHMNPIFGQGDPAGEDLLALLAERVEGATVDASRIGGYDVVVADTQAPAVFGANGEFFASGRLDNLSSTHAGLAALISHAGDVPADGPIAVLAAFDHEEIGSNSRSGACGPILEDILVRISDGLGASVSQRRQALAASFCVSADAGHAVHPNYSERHDPANRPVLNGGPLLKINANQRYATDAPGAAFWARLCNEAGVPYQEFVSNNDLPCGSTIGPLTATRLGIRTLDVGIPLLSMHSARELCGVKDPAYLASVSALFFRTAV; from the coding sequence ATGCCTTCGAATGCTCCTTCAGCAGTTGCCCACATTCAGGACCTGGGCGCCTATGTATCGGCGTCTCCCTCCAGCTTCCACGCTGTTCATGAGGCAGCCCGCAGGCTGGATGCGGCGGGGTTCACGGCCTTGGACGAGCTGCAGGCGTGGGAAGCCGGGGCAGGCCGGTTTTACATCATCAGGGACGGCGCGCTGATTGCCTGGGTAACGCCGGACAATGCGGGTCCCACCACGGGATTCAACATTCTGGGCGCGCACACTGACTCGCCGTCCTTCAAACTCAAGCCCAAACCAACCACCGGTAAGTTCGGGTGGCTGCAGGCCGGCGTCGAGGTGTACGGCGGACCGCTGCTGAACTCCTGGCTGGACCGGGAGCTGCAGTTGGCCGGACGCTTGGTGATGCATGATGGCACGCAGCACCTCACGGCCACCGGTCCACTTCTCCGCTTCCCGCAGTTGGCCATCCACTTGGATCGCGCGGTCAACGACAATGGCGTGCAGTTGTCCAAGCAGCAGCACATGAACCCCATTTTCGGGCAGGGGGATCCGGCCGGGGAGGACCTGCTGGCCCTGCTCGCCGAACGTGTGGAGGGCGCCACTGTTGATGCTTCCCGCATCGGGGGGTACGACGTCGTGGTGGCGGACACGCAGGCACCCGCGGTTTTCGGGGCCAACGGTGAGTTCTTCGCTTCAGGCCGTTTGGACAACCTTTCGTCCACGCATGCGGGCCTGGCGGCCCTGATCAGCCACGCAGGTGACGTTCCCGCGGACGGCCCCATAGCTGTGCTGGCAGCCTTCGACCACGAGGAAATCGGCTCCAATTCCCGTTCCGGGGCCTGCGGTCCCATCCTTGAGGACATCCTGGTGCGCATCTCCGACGGCCTTGGCGCTTCGGTGAGCCAGCGGCGGCAGGCCTTGGCGGCGTCGTTCTGCGTTTCCGCGGACGCGGGCCACGCTGTCCACCCGAACTATTCCGAGCGGCACGATCCCGCCAACAGGCCGGTGCTCAACGGTGGACCGCTCCTGAAGATCAACGCAAACCAGCGGTACGCCACGGATGCCCCCGGAGCAGCGTTCTGGGCCAGGCTGTGCAATGAGGCCGGAGTGCCCTACCAGGAGTTCGTTTCCAACAACGATCTTCCGTGTGGCTCAACCATCGGCCCGCTGACGGCCACCCGTTTGGGCATCCGCACGTTGGACGTAGGTATTCCGCTGCTGTCCATGCACTCCGCCAGGGAGCTGTGCGGAGTGAAGGACCCGGCCTATTTGGCCTCCGTCTCAGCCCTGTTCTTCCGCACCGCCGTGTGA
- a CDS encoding cyclase family protein, translated as MTTLWEQLAPLLDNKTFTDLTHAFHPGQPHFPAFPDETREALFDLEKGDGFTAHRYSIVGQWGTHVDPPSHFIRGGRTLDQIPVEEMVLPLVVLDISGRVENDDDAVPTMADVLAWEAQYGGIPEGSFVALRTGWSKRWPNPDAMANKDDDGLSHTPGWSREVLEYLLEQRGAAAVGHEQTDTDPGLATSQQDFSLETYVLARNKWQIELLANLDSLPESGAVLIATWAKPLGGSGFPARVFAIH; from the coding sequence GTGACCACCCTGTGGGAGCAACTCGCTCCGCTCCTCGACAACAAGACCTTCACCGACCTGACCCACGCATTCCATCCCGGCCAACCCCACTTCCCTGCCTTCCCGGACGAAACCCGGGAGGCGCTCTTCGACCTGGAGAAGGGCGACGGCTTCACCGCCCACAGGTACTCGATAGTGGGCCAGTGGGGCACCCACGTCGATCCGCCGTCGCACTTCATTCGTGGTGGGCGGACGCTGGACCAGATACCCGTGGAAGAGATGGTTCTGCCATTGGTGGTGCTCGACATCAGCGGCCGTGTTGAAAACGACGACGACGCCGTCCCCACCATGGCTGATGTCCTCGCCTGGGAAGCACAATACGGTGGGATCCCCGAAGGATCCTTCGTGGCCCTCCGGACCGGATGGAGCAAGCGCTGGCCCAACCCGGACGCCATGGCGAACAAGGACGACGACGGCCTGAGCCACACGCCCGGATGGTCCCGGGAAGTCCTGGAGTACCTGCTCGAACAGCGGGGCGCGGCCGCCGTCGGCCACGAACAGACGGATACGGACCCCGGCCTTGCAACGTCCCAGCAGGACTTCAGCCTGGAAACCTACGTCCTGGCCCGCAACAAGTGGCAGATAGAACTGCTGGCCAACCTCGATTCCCTGCCGGAATCAGGCGCCGTGCTGATCGCCACGTGGGCCAAGCCCCTGGGCGGCAGCGGATTCCCTGCCAGGGTCTTTGCCATCCACTGA
- a CDS encoding IclR family transcriptional regulator — MSKTSSMGRGMMAILAVGARHASGHAGGTVADVAGLLDKDRSQVSRSLKGAQQAGFLTRSEQREYSLDWSILADAQLVTEQRLKTNGLTALEGLAAETSEACFLGVLSGNSTVTIAEQVPASANLVGSWLGRPYPAYCSDAGQALLWDASDEEVRKILESVDFAKHGPNTPVSVDDFLERLRAARERGYSIVDEEAEPGLYSLAAPIRDFKGEVTAALQIVGPKSRLEPQRESLAVALHSWSEWLETTAGGRAGPTEGLPGSVGNS; from the coding sequence ATGTCTAAGACCTCCAGCATGGGCCGCGGCATGATGGCCATCCTCGCCGTCGGAGCCCGTCACGCCTCCGGCCATGCCGGAGGGACCGTGGCCGACGTCGCAGGCCTCTTGGACAAGGACCGCAGCCAGGTTTCGCGAAGCCTCAAAGGTGCCCAGCAGGCCGGCTTCCTGACGCGATCCGAGCAACGGGAGTACAGCCTGGACTGGTCAATACTGGCCGACGCGCAACTGGTGACGGAACAACGCCTCAAAACCAACGGCCTGACCGCCCTTGAAGGACTGGCCGCCGAAACCAGCGAAGCCTGCTTCCTTGGCGTGCTGAGCGGAAACAGTACAGTCACCATTGCCGAGCAAGTGCCTGCCAGCGCCAACCTCGTAGGGTCCTGGTTGGGCCGCCCCTACCCCGCCTACTGCAGTGACGCGGGCCAGGCTCTTCTGTGGGATGCCTCGGACGAGGAAGTGCGGAAGATCCTGGAATCGGTGGACTTCGCCAAACACGGACCCAACACCCCGGTGTCCGTGGACGACTTCCTGGAGAGGCTCCGTGCCGCCCGCGAACGCGGATATTCAATTGTTGATGAGGAGGCCGAGCCGGGCCTCTACTCCCTGGCGGCACCCATCCGGGACTTCAAAGGCGAAGTAACGGCTGCCTTGCAGATCGTTGGCCCCAAATCGAGGCTGGAACCGCAGCGCGAAAGCCTCGCTGTGGCGCTGCACTCGTGGAGTGAATGGCTCGAAACCACCGCAGGCGGGCGTGCGGGGCCCACGGAGGGCTTGCCCGGTTCCGTCGGGAACAGTTAG